Sequence from the Deinococcus ruber genome:
GGAGGAAGTGGGAGGGAGGGAGTAGGAACGGCCTGTGCATCTTGATAGAAGCAAGGCGCATTGGCTTTGCCCACTTCCCACTTCCAATGAGTGAAACAATAGCCGCATGGTGGGCCAAACGAACAGAACGGTGATAGACCTGAACGCCGATGCGGGCGAGTCTTATGGAGCGTGGAGGCTGGGTGACGACGAGCACCTGTTTCCCCTGCTCAGCAGCGTGAATGTCGCCTGTGGTTTTCACGCGGGCGACCCGCTGACCATGCAGGCGACGGTGCGGCGGGCCAAGGTGCATGGGCTGGGCATCGGCGCTCATCCCAGCTATCCCGATCTGCCGGGCTTCGGGCGGCGCATTCTCGACGCGTCACCCGAGCAGGTGTATGCCGACACGCTCTATCAGATTTCGGCGCTGGGCGGAATGTGCCGCGCTGCCGGGGTGCCGCTGCGCCACGTCAAGGCGCACGGAGCGCTCTCGACCCGCGCCTGGACGCACGCCCCGACTGCCGCCGCCATCGCGCAGGCCACCCGCGACTACGACTCAGCCCTGCCGCTGGTGGTGCTGCCCTCCACATTGCTCGAAACCGAGGCTCGGCGGCTGGGCGTGCCGGTGGTGCTGGAAACCTTCCCCGAACGCGCTTA
This genomic interval carries:
- a CDS encoding LamB/YcsF family protein, with translation MVGQTNRTVIDLNADAGESYGAWRLGDDEHLFPLLSSVNVACGFHAGDPLTMQATVRRAKVHGLGIGAHPSYPDLPGFGRRILDASPEQVYADTLYQISALGGMCRAAGVPLRHVKAHGALSTRAWTHAPTAAAIAQATRDYDSALPLVVLPSTLLETEARRLGVPVVLETFPERAYLKDGRLAPRSLPGSSIHDPQEAARRAVTMVKEGRIEALDGGFFEFEVETLCIHGDNPSAVQIAQAIREALAAEGVEVRAFSVPVPRL